In Euphorbia lathyris chromosome 10, ddEupLath1.1, whole genome shotgun sequence, a single genomic region encodes these proteins:
- the LOC136209490 gene encoding sigma factor binding protein 1, chloroplastic-like: protein MENLLSTVPEIRKPSSKLLKTMKKPLKVVYISNPIKFQISASQFRALVQEFTGQHSDPSKFMSAHVAGDQNVEVAAAAADLNGRQKQQEQISDDLMVESAGFDDVFTPEMIDNLSGLMDSGLFYDSCTAKD, encoded by the coding sequence ATGGAAAATCTACTTAGTACTGTGCCAGAAATCAGAAAACCATCCTCCAAATTACTAAAAACCATGAAAAAGCCTCTGAAAGTTGTTTACATATCCAATCCTATCAAGTTCCAGATTAGTGCCTCTCAATTTAGGGCTTTAGTTCAAGAATTCACTGGCCAACATTCTGATCCATCTAAGTTCATGTCTGCTCATGTTGCTGGAGATCAAAATGTTGAggtagcagcagcagcagcagatCTTAATGGTAGGCAGAAGCAGCAGGAGCAGATTTCTGATGATCTTATGGTTGAATCAGCTGGTTTTGATGATGTTTTTACTCCAGAAATGATTGATAATCTTTCTGGATTAATGGATTCTGGTTTGTTCTATGATTCATGTACTGCTAAGGATTAG